In Drosophila yakuba strain Tai18E2 chromosome X, Prin_Dyak_Tai18E2_2.1, whole genome shotgun sequence, a single genomic region encodes these proteins:
- the LOC6524232 gene encoding uncharacterized protein LOC6524232 has translation MSSFAIRETLLRSHVHLFSMSPIMGSVCGTSSAVWPANCTKLPESVFGHQMLQQCRQMEKPNVPVDLNHFKSVSEKFPAKFGIDTCRVKAQPVDRSDHIQKQIASAYPVIHERTLLLYISFLEHKLKFGSEQEKLIYKDMTLVDFVQRLLVKRCVWFFGSGDYYHTMDGKIGLEGFEAVGTFSEKDPLTLNSVLSYDEIKLAALLYVSCHSEFINDGRRSNAGEVTQNKDTIEREGVIIGLIGARFERPDVMEYQDIMITETQNTQAKGYGLASMCSETAAPASDFRRIWREFYEEPRDFIYGDTPHDDKRFEEVTEGIFDHQVMRKRYAITFDTLLLEAQDRASKAGKPAYIHVVGIGLGVWKAAGQQERTFFEAFEGRLRALGERLSNIGVIHFSWFHLPRVGSLYDGATFPVDKHPQGGIRIRNSVRSPGDKLTKDMLPVVTYAWDGNALPGNEFWANNLVGTGDPAAACSTLISELQNPHINVEYMNGANLHIASVEHGLLHVGDYARRLIV, from the exons ATGTCGAGCTTTGCGATCCGGGAAACTCTACTAAGATCCCATGTGCATCTGTTCTCTATGAGTCCCATAATGGGTTCTGTGTGCGGGACATCTTCCGCCGTATGGCCTGCCAATTGTACGAAGCTCCCGGAAAGTGTTTTCGGTCATCAGATGCTGCAACAATGCcggcaaatggaaaaaccCAACGTTCCGGTGGATCTGAATCATTTTAAATCTGTATCAGAGAAGTTTCCCGCCAAG TTTGGCATCGATACCTGCCGGGTGAAGGCGCAACCGGTGGATCGAAGTGATCACATACAAAAGCAAATCGCATCCGCCTATCCGGTGATTCACGAACGGACCCTCCTACTCTACATCAGTTTCCTGGAGCACAAGCTCAAGTTCG GCAGCGAGCAGGAAAAGTTAATCTACAAGGACATGACTCTAGTTGACTTTGTGCAGCGCCTTCTGGTGAAGAGATGTGTGTGGTTCTTCGGCAGTGGCGACTACTACCATACCATGGATGGCAAAATTGGACTCGAGGGCTTCGAGGCGGTGGGCACTTTCAGCGAAAAGGATCCCCTCACTCTGAACTCGGTGCTCAGCTACGACGAGATCAAGCTGGCCGCCCTGCTCTACGTGTCCTGCCACTCGGAGTTCATTAACGATGGGAGGAGATCGAATGCTGGTGAGGTGACCCAGAATAAGGACACAATCGAACGGGAGGGCGTGATCATTGGACTGATTGGAGCTCGTTTCGAGCGCCCCGATGTGATGGAATACCAGGATATCATGATAACCGAAACCCAAAACACTCAGGCCAAAGGTTATGGGTTGGCCAGCATGTGCAGTGAGACTGCCGCACCTGCATCAGATTTTCGTAGAATCTGGCGAGAGTTCTACGAGGAACCCAGGGACTTCATTTACGGAGACACTCCTCATGATGATAAGCGTTTCGAAGAGGTTACCGAGGGCATTTTCGATCACCAGGTCATGCGCAAGCGATATGCCATCACTTTCGATACCCTGCTTTTGGAGGCACAGGATAGAGCATCCAAGGCTGGCAAGCCCGCCTATATCCATGTGGTGGGCATCGGACTGGGCGTTTGGAAGGCAGCTGGCCAGCAGGAGCGCACCTTCTTCGAAGCGTTTGAGGGACGATTGCGGGCACTTGGAGAACGCCTCAGCAACATTGGAGTGATACACTTCTCCTGGTTTCATTTACCGAGGGTGGGAAGCTTGTACGACGGGGCCACCTTTCCCGTGGACAAACATCCGCAAGGTGGTATTCGCATCCGGAATTCGGTCAGAAGCCCGGGAGACAAACTAACGAAGGACATGCTGCCCGTGGTGACCTACGCCTGGGATGGAAATGCCCTGCCTGGCAACGAATTTTGGGCG AATAACCTAGTTGGCACTGGGGATCCAGCAGCCGCGTGCTCCACTCTGATCTCTGAGCTGCAAAATCCCCACATTAATGTGGAGTACATGAATGGAGCCAATCTGCACATTGCATCCGTGGAACACGGCTTGCTCCATGTGGGTGATTACGCCAGGCGACTGATTGTCTAA